The following are encoded together in the Pseudidiomarina andamanensis genome:
- the nfuA gene encoding Fe-S biogenesis protein NfuA, protein MIRITESAQAHFRKLLADQPDNTNIRVFVVNPGTPSAECGVSYCPPDAVEPDDELLPFSGFDAVVDSGSAPFLIDAVIDFEEQDLGSQLTLKAPNAKAKKVSDDAPLIERVEYVIQSEINPQLANHGGKVAVNQITDDGIAVLQFGGGCNGCSMVDVTLKEGIEKELVQRFPGELNGVRDVTEHQAGEHSYY, encoded by the coding sequence ATGATTCGTATTACAGAAAGTGCACAAGCACATTTTCGCAAGCTACTTGCCGATCAGCCGGATAATACCAATATCCGCGTGTTCGTGGTGAACCCGGGTACCCCGTCAGCTGAGTGCGGCGTTTCATATTGTCCGCCAGACGCAGTCGAGCCGGATGACGAGTTATTGCCGTTTAGCGGTTTTGACGCTGTGGTTGACTCAGGCAGTGCGCCATTTTTGATTGATGCCGTGATTGATTTTGAAGAACAAGATCTCGGCTCACAATTAACTTTGAAAGCACCCAATGCGAAAGCGAAAAAAGTCTCTGACGATGCGCCATTAATTGAGCGTGTTGAATATGTGATTCAATCAGAAATCAATCCGCAATTAGCCAACCATGGCGGTAAAGTTGCGGTCAACCAAATTACCGATGACGGCATTGCCGTGTTGCAATTCGGTGGTGGTTGTAATGGTTGTAGTATGGTTGATGTGACTTTGAAAGAAGGCATTGAGAAAGAACTTGTACAACGCTTTCCTGGTGAGCTAAACGGCGTTCGAGACGTTACAGAACACCAAGCTGGCGAACATTCGTACTATTAA
- a CDS encoding DUF4397 domain-containing protein, with protein MNGITKLGLALSAAVLVAACDSDDTTTPPPEPTASTYVRVHHSVADAPDVNVLVDGTAALEGVPFGASSGVLELEEGTYNIQVDGILPDESVATVIGPADLEFGGDNRYEIFAVGSVADETIAPLVIENPVSDIPDGSFRLQVVHAAPNAPAVDVYLTAVDADLSAEQPAATLEFTDYSAQLDVPEGEYQVRITAAGDASAVVYDSGALDLAAGADLVVAAVTNTGTGDSPVMLQVADGESAQIIASADAGGELRIVHASADAPAVDITVNNAATPAVANLAFLEFTDFINLPGGDYLVDVAAAGGTPVVIDDAALTLAESQRVSVYAVGALGDSSLTLAVVEDDARRIATAAQVQLVHASPSAGNVDIYVTGTADLTDATPVFTDVPFNAAGLVSTGYVPLTPGTYFVTVTATGTQTAAIGPVELTLEGNGVYTAVAVDATGGGLPPQLILMDDLAPAM; from the coding sequence ATGAATGGGATCACAAAACTTGGTCTCGCGTTGTCAGCAGCAGTTTTAGTCGCTGCTTGCGATAGCGATGATACAACAACCCCCCCGCCAGAACCAACAGCTTCAACGTATGTTCGCGTACATCATTCGGTTGCTGATGCACCTGATGTCAACGTGCTTGTTGATGGTACGGCAGCGCTTGAGGGCGTTCCATTTGGCGCTTCATCAGGCGTACTTGAGCTTGAAGAAGGCACCTATAATATTCAAGTAGACGGCATTCTTCCAGATGAAAGCGTTGCAACCGTGATTGGGCCGGCAGATCTTGAGTTCGGTGGCGATAACCGTTACGAAATTTTCGCCGTTGGTAGCGTCGCTGACGAGACCATCGCGCCGCTCGTTATTGAAAACCCAGTCTCTGATATTCCAGACGGTAGTTTCCGCCTACAAGTGGTGCATGCTGCGCCAAATGCGCCTGCGGTAGATGTTTACCTCACAGCGGTTGATGCGGACTTAAGCGCCGAACAACCAGCGGCAACCCTCGAATTTACCGATTATTCTGCGCAACTAGACGTGCCAGAAGGTGAATATCAAGTGCGAATTACTGCGGCCGGCGATGCCAGTGCTGTGGTATACGACAGTGGTGCCTTAGATTTAGCTGCCGGTGCTGATTTAGTGGTCGCTGCGGTAACCAATACCGGTACCGGTGACTCACCAGTGATGTTGCAGGTAGCCGATGGCGAAAGCGCTCAAATCATTGCATCAGCAGATGCAGGTGGTGAACTGCGCATTGTCCACGCCAGTGCCGATGCGCCAGCCGTTGATATTACAGTCAACAATGCGGCGACACCTGCAGTTGCCAATCTAGCCTTTTTAGAGTTCACCGATTTTATCAACTTACCTGGTGGTGACTATCTGGTTGATGTTGCTGCAGCTGGTGGTACGCCAGTGGTGATTGATGACGCTGCGTTAACACTTGCTGAAAGCCAACGCGTGAGCGTTTATGCCGTGGGTGCATTGGGTGATTCGTCATTGACGTTAGCGGTTGTTGAAGACGATGCGCGTCGTATTGCAACAGCTGCACAAGTGCAGTTAGTCCATGCATCACCAAGCGCCGGTAACGTTGACATTTATGTGACTGGAACCGCTGATTTAACCGATGCAACGCCTGTATTTACAGATGTTCCGTTTAACGCCGCAGGTTTAGTATCAACAGGGTATGTTCCGTTAACGCCTGGTACGTATTTTGTGACTGTCACTGCAACTGGTACGCAAACTGCTGCAATTGGTCCGGTAGAACTAACCTTAGAAGGTAACGGTGTTTACACCGCAGTAGCTGTTGATGCCACTGGTGGCGGCTTACCACCACAGCTTATTTTGATGGATGATCTTGCACCAGCAATGTAA
- a CDS encoding MATE family efflux transporter yields the protein MKRIQKLPSWFGTGADHRAIFAIALPMIISNIAAPLLGLVDTAIIGHLPDSIYLSAVALGAMVVSFVYLLAIFLRMTTTAEIAHAFGADNHRLAQRVVVHGMTIAVGLGLLLLLVRPWLIDCAWLIINPEPELQHYAAQYIGIRLWAAPAALINLLVLGALLGRQQSRLAMTLVIFTNAVNVVADVILIIGLELNVQGAAWASVLAEVSTAVLGLWFIRDLLPKPAYWRITPAYFKQFAAMNRDVFIRSLLLQLCMAVMTGYAARFGAVVVAANAVLMQFLMLISLGLDGIAYAVEALLGAARGRKDVAKIRYWMRLSLMWSALFAIAYCIIFGFAGGQIVRLLTDLNDVIQVAEIYLPWLIVMPLLGHWSYYFDGVYIGLGLTRAMRNTMAVSVLGVFVPVWLISQWWLSENNANHGLWLALSLFLLARGVSQWLYLHYKGLTLLVQDHPSK from the coding sequence ATGAAACGCATTCAAAAACTCCCATCTTGGTTTGGCACAGGGGCTGATCATCGCGCCATTTTTGCCATTGCTTTGCCCATGATCATATCAAATATTGCGGCACCGTTATTGGGTTTAGTCGATACCGCTATTATTGGGCATTTGCCTGACTCTATCTATCTGAGCGCGGTCGCTCTTGGCGCCATGGTAGTCAGCTTTGTCTACCTGCTCGCTATCTTCTTACGTATGACTACCACGGCCGAGATCGCTCACGCATTTGGTGCTGACAATCATCGCCTCGCACAACGGGTCGTCGTGCATGGTATGACCATCGCCGTAGGTCTTGGTTTACTGCTTCTGTTGGTTCGCCCGTGGTTGATTGATTGCGCCTGGTTGATCATCAATCCAGAACCGGAACTCCAACATTACGCTGCCCAATATATCGGTATTCGCCTCTGGGCCGCGCCTGCAGCATTAATCAATCTGCTGGTACTCGGCGCTTTACTTGGCCGCCAACAAAGTCGCTTAGCCATGACTCTGGTTATCTTTACCAATGCGGTCAACGTGGTTGCTGACGTTATCTTAATCATCGGGTTAGAGCTGAACGTGCAAGGTGCAGCTTGGGCCTCGGTGCTTGCCGAAGTTTCGACAGCGGTACTTGGTTTATGGTTCATTCGTGATTTGCTGCCCAAACCTGCCTATTGGCGTATTACCCCAGCGTATTTCAAACAGTTTGCCGCGATGAACCGCGATGTTTTCATTCGTTCACTGTTACTCCAATTATGTATGGCGGTGATGACCGGCTACGCCGCGCGATTTGGTGCGGTCGTGGTGGCCGCCAACGCGGTATTGATGCAGTTCTTAATGCTTATTTCGTTGGGGTTAGATGGCATTGCTTATGCGGTTGAGGCCCTATTAGGTGCGGCACGGGGCAGAAAGGACGTTGCCAAAATACGTTATTGGATGCGATTGTCGCTAATGTGGTCGGCGTTATTCGCCATCGCCTACTGCATTATCTTTGGCTTTGCAGGTGGACAAATTGTCCGGTTGCTAACTGATTTAAATGACGTGATTCAAGTTGCTGAAATCTATCTGCCTTGGCTCATTGTCATGCCACTGCTAGGGCACTGGAGCTATTATTTCGATGGTGTTTACATCGGCCTAGGGTTAACACGTGCCATGCGCAACACGATGGCCGTGAGTGTGCTGGGTGTGTTCGTTCCCGTGTGGTTGATAAGCCAATGGTGGCTTTCAGAAAACAATGCCAACCACGGTTTGTGGTTGGCATTGAGTTTATTTCTATTAGCGCGTGGTGTGAGCCAATGGCTCTACCTACACTACAAAGGGCTTACATTGCTGGTGCAAGATCATCCATCAAAATAA
- a CDS encoding polysaccharide deacetylase family protein, which translates to MRFMIFLFALLSSVAWAAPGSVAILQYHHIGDDTPRVTSVTAEELEAHFAWLKENNFTVMSLAEIQQRFENGESVPEYTAAITIDDGWRNVYREGLEVFKKYNYPFTIFVNPKLMREASSQYMDWEQLRELQKYGAHIGNHSNSHWHMTWRYQDESEQAWRERVLADVLDAQAEIDEHLGEQPRQFAYPYGEYDVALEKMLAAHGFIAFGQHSGPWTRYSPSTSIPRFPASAQYANLETLATKLKSLGLPLVSAEPKEMLVASDNITPSFRVEVTSTEDFNPNQMNCFAGGDVLQPQWHGNTFTVQLNNELPIGRSRVNCTVPSLSQQGRFYWYSHPFIRADQTGRWPD; encoded by the coding sequence ATGCGTTTCATGATTTTCTTATTCGCGTTATTAAGTAGCGTCGCATGGGCGGCTCCAGGTAGCGTCGCGATTCTGCAATATCATCATATTGGTGATGATACACCGCGTGTCACTTCGGTAACAGCCGAAGAACTTGAAGCTCATTTCGCTTGGCTTAAGGAAAATAATTTTACCGTGATGTCATTGGCGGAAATTCAGCAGCGTTTCGAAAACGGCGAGTCAGTACCGGAATACACCGCGGCAATCACCATAGATGATGGCTGGCGTAATGTTTATCGTGAAGGCCTTGAGGTATTTAAAAAATATAATTACCCGTTCACCATTTTTGTGAATCCCAAATTAATGCGTGAAGCGTCGTCACAATATATGGATTGGGAGCAGTTGCGCGAATTGCAAAAGTACGGTGCGCATATTGGGAATCACTCGAATAGTCATTGGCATATGACTTGGCGGTATCAAGACGAGTCAGAACAGGCATGGCGTGAACGTGTGTTAGCGGATGTGCTCGATGCGCAAGCCGAGATTGATGAGCATTTAGGTGAGCAACCACGGCAGTTTGCGTACCCGTATGGCGAATACGACGTGGCATTAGAAAAAATGCTAGCAGCGCATGGTTTTATTGCATTTGGTCAGCACTCGGGCCCGTGGACACGGTACAGCCCAAGCACCTCGATACCGCGCTTTCCAGCTTCAGCGCAGTACGCAAACTTAGAGACCTTAGCGACGAAATTGAAAAGCTTAGGGCTACCGCTAGTTTCGGCTGAACCCAAAGAAATGTTGGTCGCATCTGACAACATCACGCCGTCATTCCGTGTTGAGGTAACATCAACGGAGGATTTCAATCCGAATCAGATGAATTGTTTTGCTGGTGGTGATGTTCTGCAGCCGCAATGGCATGGCAATACGTTCACCGTACAACTTAACAACGAGTTACCCATTGGTCGCTCACGGGTTAATTGCACGGTGCCTAGTTTGTCACAGCAAGGGCGCTTTTACTGGTATTCTCATCCGTTTATTCGCGCCGATCAAACGGGTCGTTGGCCTGATTAA
- a CDS encoding SCO family protein — MQKLLISVVALIALVAGVVIYNTLPKPQPQALVYEPARALQPFTLESSLGSDVTNDNLKGQWTLLFTGYTFCPDICPTTMADLRKALPQLTKHTELPVRIWMISVDPKRDSVKRVTDYASFFGEEFVGIRAEHPQLYPFVNGLGLMYSIPEEGETDYLVNHSAAIVLVNPNGERQAIFKAEHVMGEVPTVNMENMATDFAIIASSFN, encoded by the coding sequence ATGCAAAAACTACTGATTAGCGTTGTTGCGCTTATTGCCCTGGTTGCTGGTGTGGTGATTTACAACACGCTACCTAAGCCACAACCGCAAGCCCTGGTTTATGAGCCAGCACGCGCGCTACAACCCTTTACTCTCGAAAGCTCTTTGGGCAGCGACGTCACCAATGATAATCTCAAAGGTCAGTGGACCCTGTTGTTCACTGGCTATACCTTCTGCCCTGATATTTGCCCAACGACCATGGCTGATTTACGCAAAGCACTCCCGCAACTCACCAAGCATACCGAGTTACCGGTACGCATATGGATGATCTCGGTTGATCCGAAACGTGACAGCGTGAAACGTGTTACCGATTACGCCTCGTTTTTTGGTGAAGAATTTGTCGGCATTCGTGCAGAACATCCACAGTTATATCCATTTGTGAATGGTCTCGGTTTGATGTACTCGATTCCTGAAGAAGGCGAAACTGACTACTTGGTGAATCACAGTGCAGCCATTGTTTTGGTGAACCCTAACGGCGAACGCCAAGCGATTTTTAAGGCTGAACATGTGATGGGCGAAGTACCAACTGTGAACATGGAAAACATGGCCACCGACTTCGCCATCATTGCGTCTAGCTTTAATTAA
- the cyoE gene encoding heme o synthase, with the protein MTEQVQLASADEALAETYKKHASWRDYLTLTKPNVVLLLLLTALVGMCLASPTWVSWQIMVPGLVGIGFMSGSAAAVNHLVDRHIDARMARTLRRPLPSGALSPRRVLTFAAVLGALGFAVLAIWVNMLTAWLTLASLVGYAIVYTMYLKRATPQNIVIGGLAGAAPPLLGWTAVTNEIHPFAILLVMIVFTWTPPHFWALAVHRAKDYAKADIPMLPVTHGIEFTKTCILLYTILLGVVCLLPYIIGMSGVIYLVGSTVLSIWFLVYAWKLKFSPGKLTAFNMFKFSIWQLFGLFILLLVDHYLVTPAL; encoded by the coding sequence ATGACAGAACAAGTACAACTCGCAAGCGCCGATGAAGCGCTTGCAGAAACCTATAAAAAGCATGCCAGTTGGCGTGATTATTTAACCCTGACCAAACCTAACGTGGTGTTACTGCTGTTACTCACGGCTTTGGTTGGTATGTGTTTGGCCTCACCAACATGGGTGTCCTGGCAAATTATGGTACCTGGCCTTGTTGGTATCGGCTTTATGTCGGGTTCTGCAGCTGCGGTAAACCATCTAGTCGATCGCCATATTGATGCGCGTATGGCTCGCACACTACGACGCCCGTTACCTTCTGGCGCCCTCTCGCCTCGCCGTGTCTTAACTTTCGCTGCGGTGCTTGGTGCATTGGGTTTTGCAGTATTAGCCATTTGGGTCAACATGCTTACGGCTTGGCTAACCTTAGCTAGCCTCGTCGGTTATGCCATTGTTTACACCATGTACTTAAAGCGAGCGACTCCGCAAAATATTGTCATTGGCGGCCTCGCCGGCGCAGCACCACCCCTGTTGGGTTGGACTGCTGTTACCAACGAAATTCACCCGTTCGCCATATTACTGGTGATGATTGTCTTTACTTGGACACCGCCGCATTTCTGGGCGTTAGCGGTGCATCGTGCGAAAGACTACGCGAAAGCAGATATTCCGATGCTACCCGTAACCCACGGTATCGAATTTACTAAGACCTGTATCTTGCTTTATACCATCTTGTTAGGCGTGGTGTGCTTGCTACCTTATATTATCGGTATGTCCGGTGTTATCTACTTAGTTGGCTCTACCGTATTAAGCATTTGGTTTTTGGTCTATGCGTGGAAATTGAAGTTTTCACCGGGTAAATTAACCGCCTTTAATATGTTCAAGTTCTCAATTTGGCAGTTATTTGGGTTATTTATTCTGTTGTTAGTGGACCATTACTTGGTCACGCCAGCGTTATAA
- a CDS encoding COX15/CtaA family protein produces MRTFVKISVLLAFVVIVLGAYTRLTDAGLGCPDWPGCYGELTVPKDAEKAVELFPHAPLESQKAWNEMIHRYAAGTLGLVILAITIAAFVRRRHDPSQPVGLPVLLLALVTFQAALGMWTVTMNLQPLIVMGHLLGGFTTISLLYLLLLRLERVHMPLGDSKMRPMRGFALFALLVVFGQIALGGWVAANYAAMACTELPFCEGNWGERLDFAGAFSVPAADTYQYGAHDYAERMTMHVVHRFGAYFTTIVVGLLLWLSYRRTQTQVIRSSLNWVALALVVQLALGFSNVIFMLPLKVAVAHNAVGALLLLSLVGLNYKIARNA; encoded by the coding sequence ATGCGTACGTTTGTCAAAATCAGTGTTTTATTGGCATTTGTCGTGATTGTATTGGGCGCTTATACGCGTTTAACCGATGCCGGCTTAGGTTGCCCAGACTGGCCAGGTTGCTATGGTGAGCTAACGGTTCCAAAAGATGCCGAGAAAGCGGTTGAATTGTTTCCCCACGCCCCGCTTGAATCTCAAAAAGCATGGAATGAAATGATTCATCGCTATGCAGCCGGTACCTTAGGTTTGGTCATTCTTGCGATCACCATTGCGGCATTCGTACGTCGTCGCCACGACCCATCGCAGCCGGTTGGTTTACCGGTATTGCTGCTTGCTTTAGTGACCTTCCAAGCGGCACTGGGCATGTGGACTGTCACTATGAATTTACAGCCGTTAATTGTGATGGGGCACCTGTTGGGTGGCTTTACAACCATTTCCCTGCTGTACTTACTGTTGTTGCGCCTTGAGCGGGTTCATATGCCACTCGGCGATTCAAAAATGCGACCGATGCGCGGTTTTGCACTATTTGCACTCCTTGTGGTATTCGGACAAATTGCACTTGGAGGCTGGGTTGCGGCGAACTATGCAGCCATGGCCTGTACCGAATTACCTTTCTGTGAAGGTAACTGGGGGGAGCGTCTAGATTTTGCCGGTGCATTTTCGGTACCAGCCGCAGACACCTATCAATATGGCGCACACGATTACGCTGAGCGAATGACCATGCATGTTGTGCATCGGTTTGGTGCCTACTTCACCACAATTGTGGTGGGGCTCTTGTTGTGGCTCAGTTATCGCCGCACACAAACACAAGTTATTCGCAGTAGTTTAAATTGGGTCGCTCTAGCACTCGTGGTGCAATTAGCACTCGGTTTCAGTAATGTAATTTTTATGCTGCCACTGAAGGTTGCCGTTGCCCACAACGCGGTCGGCGCATTGCTACTGCTAAGTTTAGTTGGATTAAATTATAAGATCGCTCGCAACGCATGA
- a CDS encoding SURF1 family protein, producing the protein MRKSKLIATVLTVLAIAILVKLGFWQLDRANEKEQLFADYESRQTSPINLNAFETPLNAISRYAEVSVEGRFLDDFLLLDNQIQDGQAGYQVIGLLDAEFAVGKNGIVMVNMGWVPWGQDRQQLPQLSLPQGNVTIGGLFYQPQLSQIWGAGETYVEADRWPVRVTQLDADAISSATQLPIQHYVVLLSETADFGWPRQWQPQVMTPTKHRAYAMQWFSLALACLLVFWFASRSKKITTEE; encoded by the coding sequence ATGCGTAAGAGTAAACTCATTGCGACAGTGCTCACTGTGCTGGCAATTGCAATTTTGGTCAAGCTTGGATTCTGGCAACTTGACCGTGCCAATGAAAAAGAGCAACTCTTCGCTGACTACGAATCACGCCAGACTTCCCCAATAAATTTAAATGCCTTCGAGACACCACTCAACGCGATAAGTCGTTATGCAGAAGTGTCCGTCGAGGGAAGATTTTTAGATGACTTCTTACTTCTCGATAACCAGATTCAAGATGGACAAGCTGGCTACCAAGTTATTGGTTTGCTTGATGCTGAATTCGCAGTAGGTAAAAACGGGATTGTCATGGTGAATATGGGATGGGTACCTTGGGGACAAGACCGGCAGCAACTGCCGCAACTATCGCTGCCCCAGGGCAACGTTACCATTGGCGGACTATTCTATCAGCCGCAGCTTTCTCAAATCTGGGGGGCTGGTGAAACCTACGTTGAAGCCGACCGCTGGCCGGTACGTGTTACCCAACTCGATGCTGACGCAATAAGCAGCGCAACACAACTTCCCATTCAGCACTATGTGGTGCTACTCTCAGAAACTGCTGATTTTGGTTGGCCACGCCAATGGCAACCGCAAGTCATGACACCAACAAAACATCGGGCCTACGCCATGCAATGGTTTTCGTTAGCGCTTGCTTGTTTACTGGTATTTTGGTTTGCCAGCCGTTCCAAAAAAATAACAACAGAGGAATGA
- a CDS encoding DUF2909 domain-containing protein, with protein MVITAKIILVLLMLFMVVNLFRALFAMLRNDPTKPPMTKYLGQRVLFSAIAIVVIVILLASGVLVPNPRPY; from the coding sequence ATGGTTATTACTGCAAAAATCATATTGGTACTACTCATGTTATTTATGGTCGTTAACTTGTTTCGTGCATTATTCGCAATGCTACGTAACGACCCGACCAAACCACCAATGACAAAATATCTCGGGCAGCGTGTGCTGTTCTCAGCCATTGCCATTGTGGTGATCGTGATACTGCTGGCATCCGGTGTTTTGGTGCCAAATCCGCGGCCGTACTGA
- a CDS encoding cytochrome c oxidase subunit 3 produces the protein MAQQHEKYYVPASSPWPIVGAVGLGLIAFGAGHTVIDMKNEAVDGWGSNILFGGIAVMIVMLFGWFRDQINESMSGLYSNQLSHSYRQGMSWFIFSEIMFFAAFFGALFYARVIAVEWLGGASNNAMTNEVLWPAFEAHWPLTKTPGGTESGAMGWMGLPLYNTIILIVSSVTCHFAHVGLEKNNRKQLTVWLGITIILGCIFLYLQGAEYVHAYEELGLTLDSGIYGNTFYMLTGFHGMHVTLGTLMLIIMFLRVIKGHFTPDNHFAFQATSWYWHFVDVVWVCLFIFVYVL, from the coding sequence ATGGCACAACAACACGAAAAATATTATGTACCGGCATCTAGTCCGTGGCCTATTGTCGGCGCGGTCGGATTAGGCTTGATTGCTTTTGGTGCAGGCCACACAGTTATTGATATGAAAAATGAGGCCGTTGACGGCTGGGGCTCAAACATTCTTTTTGGCGGCATTGCCGTGATGATTGTGATGTTATTTGGTTGGTTCCGCGATCAAATCAATGAGTCAATGTCGGGCTTATACAGTAATCAACTTAGCCACTCGTATCGTCAAGGCATGAGCTGGTTTATTTTCTCAGAAATTATGTTCTTCGCCGCGTTCTTTGGCGCTTTGTTCTATGCCCGCGTCATTGCTGTTGAATGGCTTGGTGGTGCTAGTAATAACGCCATGACCAACGAAGTGCTATGGCCAGCTTTCGAAGCGCATTGGCCACTGACAAAAACACCAGGCGGCACCGAATCAGGCGCAATGGGTTGGATGGGCTTACCGCTTTACAACACCATCATTCTGATTGTTTCGAGCGTCACCTGTCACTTCGCTCATGTGGGCTTAGAGAAGAATAATCGTAAACAGCTCACCGTTTGGTTGGGTATTACCATTATTCTCGGCTGTATCTTCTTGTACCTTCAAGGTGCTGAGTACGTACACGCGTATGAAGAACTTGGGTTAACTCTCGATTCAGGCATTTATGGTAATACCTTCTACATGCTCACCGGTTTCCACGGTATGCACGTGACCTTGGGTACTTTAATGCTGATCATCATGTTCTTACGTGTTATCAAAGGTCACTTTACCCCAGATAATCACTTCGCCTTCCAAGCAACAAGCTGGTACTGGCACTTTGTTGATGTGGTTTGGGTGTGCCTGTTTATATTTGTGTACGTTTTATAA
- a CDS encoding cytochrome c oxidase assembly protein codes for MTTNSPTPNPAPRADNARVVRRLLFVVVGMFGFGFALVPLYEVFCDITGFNGRTKNEQAAANMRSVDTSRTINVQFITRVNKGMPWGFEPEVKSVRVHPGETKVVNFLASNPTGQNMVAQAIPSVAPGEAGLYLNKTECFCFNQQPLAAGADTKMPMQFYLDPDIPKHIHTLTLSYTMYDMTANAQPDVLATFEAATSAD; via the coding sequence ATGACTACCAATAGCCCAACACCAAACCCAGCACCGCGCGCAGACAATGCGCGCGTTGTGCGACGCTTACTTTTTGTGGTCGTCGGCATGTTTGGTTTCGGCTTTGCACTGGTGCCGCTGTATGAAGTGTTTTGCGATATTACCGGATTCAACGGCCGCACAAAGAATGAGCAAGCCGCCGCAAATATGCGCAGTGTCGACACGTCACGCACCATTAATGTGCAATTTATAACTCGGGTTAATAAAGGAATGCCGTGGGGTTTCGAACCGGAAGTGAAATCAGTTCGTGTCCATCCGGGCGAAACCAAAGTCGTCAATTTTTTGGCAAGCAATCCAACGGGGCAAAACATGGTCGCGCAAGCGATTCCTTCAGTTGCTCCGGGGGAAGCTGGTTTGTATTTGAATAAAACTGAATGTTTTTGCTTTAACCAGCAGCCACTTGCTGCAGGTGCGGATACAAAAATGCCAATGCAGTTCTATTTAGACCCTGACATTCCTAAACATATACACACGTTGACTTTGTCATACACCATGTACGATATGACAGCCAATGCTCAACCGGATGTGCTTGCTACGTTTGAAGCAGCAACATCGGCAGACTGA